A window of Myxococcales bacterium contains these coding sequences:
- a CDS encoding sigma-54-dependent Fis family transcriptional regulator — MRDLHRKIEVLASKEVTVTVLGESGVGKEVVARRLHELSSRARGPFVPINCAAIPEALFESELFGHERGAFTGAATRAKGKIEAAEGGTLLFDEVGEMPIHVQAKLLRFLENRKYMRVGGAAKLSADVRLVFATLRPLEDDVEQGRFRADLYYRIHGVLLRVPPLRERRQDILPLFESFVTELSERHRVPRPHVGRTIKQELLGYGWPGNVRELRNVTETIVLFRSGRAVRVTDLPLRRGARQRGPAAKPRGGDTLVVDPRAGLDRVIDEVVAHVVAKEQSLGGAAKVLGLSLRTLQRYVARGRVRAPSPR; from the coding sequence ATGCGCGACCTCCACCGCAAGATCGAGGTGCTCGCTTCGAAAGAGGTCACGGTCACTGTGCTCGGGGAGAGCGGCGTCGGGAAAGAGGTCGTCGCGCGGCGCCTCCACGAGCTCTCGTCGCGGGCCCGAGGGCCGTTCGTGCCGATCAACTGCGCGGCCATCCCCGAGGCCCTCTTCGAGAGCGAGCTCTTCGGGCACGAGCGCGGGGCGTTCACGGGCGCGGCGACGCGCGCCAAGGGCAAAATCGAGGCGGCCGAGGGCGGCACGCTCCTCTTCGACGAGGTCGGCGAGATGCCCATCCACGTGCAGGCGAAGCTCCTCCGGTTCCTCGAGAACCGCAAGTACATGCGCGTCGGCGGCGCGGCGAAGCTCTCGGCCGACGTGCGCCTCGTGTTCGCCACCCTGCGTCCCCTGGAGGACGACGTGGAGCAGGGCCGTTTCCGCGCCGATCTCTACTACCGCATCCACGGGGTGCTCTTGCGTGTCCCCCCGCTGAGGGAGCGGCGCCAAGACATCTTGCCGCTCTTCGAGTCGTTCGTGACCGAGCTCTCGGAGCGCCACCGCGTGCCCCGCCCTCACGTGGGGCGCACGATCAAACAGGAGCTGCTCGGCTACGGGTGGCCGGGCAACGTGCGCGAGCTGCGCAACGTCACCGAGACGATCGTGCTCTTTCGCTCGGGGCGTGCGGTCCGCGTGACGGATCTGCCGCTGCGGCGTGGTGCTCGGCAGAGAGGCCCGGCCGCGAAGCCGCGCGGCGGTGACACGCTCGTCGTCGACCCTCGGGCTGGCCTCGACCGCGTGATCGACGAGGTCGTCGCGCACGTGGTCGCGAAGGAGCAGAGCCTCGGCGGCGCCGCGAAGGTGCTCGGGCTGAGCCTCCGTACGCTCCAGCGCTACGTCGCCCGGGGGAGGGTGAGGGCGCCCTCGCCGCGGTGA
- the fdhD gene encoding formate dehydrogenase accessory sulfurtransferase FdhD, with protein MTKAPKSPAKGVASARVVRVDGDTSEAYDDELVVEEPLEVRIDGDTFATTMRTPGHDRELALGLLFSEGVLGSVRDVGHARHCGRTGDEARENVLDVGAAPGKKLNVPDEIGGRRGTLVTSACGVCGRRTVDDLVARCGLVEDGEAVPRDAVPRAVRSLSEGQPVFRRTGGCHAAALVTFAGEVVAAFEDVGRHNAVDKVVGAMLLRDALPLAGHVLAVSGRAGFEIVQKAALAGIPVVASVSAPSSLAVDLARRTNVTLAGFVRGERYNVYAGEARLEPTRGATSARAARRRS; from the coding sequence ATGACGAAGGCCCCGAAGTCCCCCGCGAAGGGCGTCGCTTCGGCGCGCGTCGTTCGCGTCGACGGCGACACGAGCGAGGCCTACGACGACGAGCTCGTGGTGGAAGAGCCGCTCGAGGTGCGGATCGACGGCGACACCTTCGCGACGACGATGCGCACCCCGGGGCACGATCGGGAGCTCGCGTTGGGCCTCCTCTTCTCCGAGGGGGTGCTCGGCTCGGTGCGGGACGTGGGGCACGCGCGCCACTGCGGGCGCACGGGCGACGAGGCGCGCGAGAACGTGCTCGACGTGGGCGCGGCCCCAGGCAAAAAGCTGAACGTTCCCGATGAGATAGGAGGTCGAAGAGGCACCCTCGTGACGAGCGCGTGCGGCGTGTGCGGCAGGCGCACCGTCGACGACTTGGTCGCGCGCTGCGGCCTCGTCGAGGACGGTGAAGCGGTGCCTCGCGACGCGGTCCCTCGGGCGGTGAGGTCGCTCTCCGAAGGGCAGCCCGTGTTCCGTCGCACGGGAGGATGCCACGCGGCGGCCCTCGTGACGTTCGCGGGTGAGGTCGTCGCGGCGTTCGAGGACGTCGGTCGCCACAACGCGGTCGACAAGGTGGTGGGGGCGATGCTCCTCCGCGACGCCCTCCCGCTCGCCGGGCACGTGCTCGCCGTGAGCGGGCGCGCGGGCTTCGAGATCGTGCAGAAGGCTGCGCTCGCGGGCATCCCGGTCGTCGCGTCGGTGTCGGCGCCGAGCTCGCTCGCGGTGGATCTCGCGCGGAGGACGAACGTCACGCTCGCGGGCTTCGTGCGGGGCGAGCGCTACAACGTCTACGCGGGAGAGGCGCGCCTCGAGCCCACCCGAGGCGCTACGAGCGCGCGAGCAGCACGCCGCCGTTCGTGA
- a CDS encoding fused MFS/spermidine synthase has product MSATSSPSADVSRAPFSFAIVVAALAGFLGLSYEILWYRVIAFESWGAPGAFGLLLAAYLLGIAGGSRVAGVFCKEGDTGKPEKLRALATFTFAANLAAYLVVPAFTYGAQKYEWPAPLAAVAIAAALTGSVLPLVAHFGIAPDDRAGQKLSYVYLSNIVGSTLGSLVTGFVFMDTMSLPTIGLVLALLGVVVSAGIFVASKPPKGELGATLLLAAVVCFAFVRGNPHAYDRPYERLLYKKTFDEKTTKFAEVIETKSGVITVTPDGVVYGGGAYDGKFNTSIVYDRNGIMRAYSIGAMHPAPKRVLMVGLASGSWAQVVAHLPGVESFTIVEINPGYLKLVANHREVAPLLSNPKVRIVTDDGRRWLLRHPDEKFDVIVQNTTWHWRAHITSLLSVEYLELVRSRLLPGGIFYFNTTSSDDVKKTAATTFPHAMRVYNFMAVSDAPFTFDRARWERTLTEFSIDGKSKEIDRTSEAGQKLFADLAAYADTLEAPPQDHGLEKRESLLARLPAEAKVVTDDNMVPEWRQVIRFPEPP; this is encoded by the coding sequence GTGAGCGCCACGAGCTCGCCCTCCGCCGACGTGTCGCGGGCGCCGTTCTCGTTCGCGATCGTGGTCGCGGCGCTCGCGGGGTTCTTGGGGCTCTCGTACGAGATCCTCTGGTACCGCGTCATCGCGTTCGAGAGCTGGGGCGCGCCGGGGGCCTTCGGCCTCTTGCTCGCGGCCTACCTCCTCGGCATCGCCGGGGGCTCGCGCGTAGCCGGTGTATTCTGCAAAGAAGGCGACACGGGTAAACCGGAGAAGCTCCGGGCCCTCGCGACGTTCACCTTCGCCGCGAACCTCGCCGCGTACCTCGTCGTGCCCGCGTTCACGTACGGCGCGCAAAAGTACGAGTGGCCCGCGCCCCTCGCGGCCGTCGCGATCGCCGCCGCGTTGACCGGCTCGGTGCTCCCCCTCGTGGCGCACTTCGGCATCGCGCCCGACGATCGCGCCGGGCAGAAGCTCAGCTACGTGTACCTCTCGAACATCGTCGGCTCGACGCTCGGGAGCCTCGTCACCGGCTTCGTCTTCATGGACACGATGAGCCTGCCGACGATCGGCCTCGTGCTCGCGCTGCTCGGCGTCGTGGTGTCGGCAGGCATCTTCGTCGCGAGCAAACCGCCGAAGGGCGAGCTCGGGGCGACGCTGCTGCTCGCCGCGGTCGTGTGCTTCGCATTCGTGCGAGGGAACCCACACGCGTACGACAGGCCCTACGAGCGGCTGCTCTACAAAAAGACCTTCGACGAGAAGACCACCAAGTTCGCGGAGGTCATCGAGACGAAGAGCGGCGTCATCACGGTCACGCCCGACGGCGTCGTCTACGGCGGCGGCGCGTACGACGGGAAGTTCAACACGTCGATCGTGTACGACCGGAACGGCATCATGCGCGCCTACTCGATCGGCGCGATGCACCCGGCGCCGAAGCGCGTGCTCATGGTGGGGCTCGCGTCGGGCTCGTGGGCGCAGGTCGTCGCGCACCTCCCGGGCGTCGAGTCGTTCACGATCGTCGAGATCAACCCCGGGTATTTGAAGCTCGTCGCGAACCACCGCGAGGTGGCGCCGCTCCTCTCGAACCCGAAGGTGCGCATCGTCACGGACGACGGGCGCAGGTGGCTCCTCCGCCACCCGGACGAGAAGTTCGACGTGATCGTGCAGAACACGACGTGGCACTGGCGCGCGCACATCACGAGCCTGCTCTCGGTCGAGTACCTCGAGCTCGTGCGGTCGCGTCTCTTGCCCGGCGGGATCTTCTACTTCAACACGACCTCGTCGGACGACGTGAAGAAGACGGCCGCGACCACGTTCCCCCACGCGATGCGCGTCTACAACTTCATGGCCGTGAGCGACGCGCCCTTCACGTTCGACCGCGCGCGATGGGAAAGGACGCTCACCGAGTTCTCGATCGACGGGAAATCCAAGGAGATCGACCGCACGAGCGAGGCCGGGCAAAAGCTCTTCGCCGACCTCGCCGCGTATGCCGATACACTCGAGGCGCCCCCGCAAGACCACGGCCTCGAGAAGCGTGAGAGCCTGCTCGCACGCCTCCCCGCCGAGGCCAAGGTCGTGACCGACGACAACATGGTGCCCGAGTGGCGCCAAGTGATTCGATTCCCCGAGCCCCCGTGA
- the boxA gene encoding benzoyl-CoA 2,3-epoxidase subunit BoxA — MDATLSPLLKRQHLIDPDVCIRCNTCEEVCKPKAISHDARQYAIAFDACNGCNDCIPPCPTGAIDSYRRVETPYTIAEQLGWESLPDDTAPPDAPSVRDTSLPEDVARIVAEATRTSGPVPPPWSAAHPYVGLYSAEKPAIATVVGNHRLTDEDAESDIRHIVLDFKSTAFPVLEGQSIGVLPPGTDASGRPHHVRLYSVASPRDGERPRHNNLSITVKRVTTDRDGKPVRGVASNWLCDLERGAEVRVTGPYGTSFLMPNHPGAKLLMVCTGTGAAPMRAMTERRRRRLPLREGGEILLFFGARRPGELPYFGPLQKLPRELVDVELAFSRVPGKPKEYVQDRIRARKDDVARLLSDPDAFVYVCGLRKMEEGVLEAFAEVAEGAGLVWPERLERLRREGRFHLESY, encoded by the coding sequence TTGGACGCCACCCTATCGCCGCTCCTCAAGCGCCAGCACCTCATCGATCCGGACGTGTGCATCCGCTGCAACACGTGCGAGGAGGTGTGCAAACCCAAGGCGATTTCCCACGACGCCCGGCAGTACGCGATCGCCTTCGACGCGTGCAACGGCTGCAACGACTGCATCCCGCCGTGCCCCACCGGCGCCATCGACAGCTACCGCCGCGTCGAGACGCCCTACACGATCGCCGAGCAGCTCGGGTGGGAGTCTCTCCCGGACGACACGGCCCCGCCCGACGCGCCGAGCGTGCGCGACACGAGCCTCCCGGAGGACGTCGCGCGCATCGTCGCCGAGGCCACGCGCACCTCGGGCCCCGTGCCTCCGCCGTGGTCGGCGGCGCACCCGTACGTGGGCCTCTACTCGGCAGAAAAGCCTGCGATCGCCACGGTCGTCGGCAACCACAGGCTCACCGACGAGGACGCCGAGAGCGACATTCGCCACATCGTGCTCGACTTCAAGAGCACGGCGTTCCCGGTGCTCGAGGGGCAGTCGATCGGCGTCTTGCCTCCGGGCACGGACGCGAGCGGCAGGCCCCACCACGTGCGCCTCTATTCGGTCGCGAGCCCCCGCGACGGCGAACGGCCACGGCACAACAACCTCTCGATCACGGTGAAACGCGTCACGACCGACCGCGACGGGAAGCCCGTGCGTGGCGTCGCTTCGAACTGGCTCTGCGACCTCGAGCGCGGCGCCGAGGTGCGGGTCACGGGGCCCTACGGCACGAGCTTCCTCATGCCGAACCACCCCGGAGCGAAGCTCCTCATGGTGTGCACGGGCACGGGCGCCGCCCCGATGCGCGCGATGACCGAGCGACGACGCCGAAGGCTGCCCCTGCGCGAAGGAGGGGAAATTCTCCTCTTTTTCGGCGCGCGGCGGCCGGGGGAGCTCCCGTATTTCGGGCCCCTGCAGAAGCTCCCGCGCGAGCTCGTCGACGTGGAGCTCGCCTTCTCGCGCGTACCGGGCAAACCCAAGGAGTACGTGCAAGACCGCATCCGCGCCCGCAAGGACGACGTCGCGCGGCTCCTCTCGGATCCCGACGCGTTCGTCTACGTCTGCGGGCTCCGCAAGATGGAAGAGGGCGTGCTCGAGGCGTTCGCCGAGGTGGCAGAAGGCGCCGGCCTCGTGTGGCCCGAGCGGCTCGAGAGGCTCCGTCGCGAGGGACGCTTCCACCTCGAGAGCTACTGA
- the fdhF gene encoding formate dehydrogenase subunit alpha, with protein sequence MKLTIDGQEVVASDRATILDVARREKIRIPTLCYDPKLQPFGACRVCMVGVEGARGPVAACTTKVREGMVVHTQDPVATRVAKGVVELVLSDYPKEALAREGERNELREVAAHFGLTESRFEGERHAYTRDDRHPYIKVDMNECIVCGRCVRACDEIQGAFALSYAGRGFDTRIVAGIDAAFSESSCVSCGACVSTCPTGALDEAAFVAKETIDAKVTTTCAYCGVGCSLEVNVRDDQVVSIDPAEEGPANRGHTCVKGRFAHSYARAKDRLTSPLLRRSDGTLREASWDEALSFVAKKMNEIKAKHGPDALAAISSSRCTNEENYLLQKMFRAAVGTNNIDNCSRVCHSPTSLGLIRSLGESGGSNSFEDIDVTACILLAGANPTEGHPVVGARLKEAVLRGAKLVVIDPRRVELARYADVVLQLRPGANVAVFNGLAHVIVRDGLYDTSFVDARTEGFSAFREHIAAWDPKRVEAISGVSPKDLERAAHIYATTKPAGIFYGLGVTEQSQGVSGVRTLANLALLTGNFGIRGAGSNPLRGQNNVQGSSDVGALPTYLTMYRPMADDATRAEFEAAWGVTIRKERGLMIPEMFQAAIDGKLRGMYVFGEDIAQTDPNVSHVVKALESLELLVVHDIFANATAEHAHVILPGSSFLEKTGTFTNAERRVQMVREAVSPPGDAKRDLDVILELSRHLGYTMPHRDASDVMDEIAKLTPQLRGISHERLGKQGLQWPVPTKEHRGTPVLYEDGFLTPSKRGVLFPVDWEPPGEAADEAYPFILVTGRQLAHYNSGTQTRRTGNAELQPEDMMEIHPHDAAALGIASEDMVEVTSARGKVATWACVTTRVLPGHVFLSFHFPEVKTNLLTSGNTDPGTRCPEYKVTAVAVRKLEGSHPKPKGAAKGFRQDAYDAE encoded by the coding sequence GTGAAGCTCACCATCGACGGGCAGGAGGTCGTCGCCTCCGACCGCGCGACCATCCTCGACGTCGCTCGGCGCGAGAAAATCCGAATCCCTACGCTCTGTTACGACCCGAAGCTCCAACCCTTCGGCGCGTGCCGCGTGTGCATGGTGGGCGTCGAGGGCGCGCGGGGGCCGGTGGCCGCGTGCACGACGAAGGTCCGCGAGGGCATGGTGGTGCACACCCAAGATCCCGTGGCCACGCGCGTGGCGAAGGGCGTCGTCGAGCTCGTGCTGAGCGACTACCCGAAGGAGGCCCTCGCGCGCGAGGGCGAGCGCAACGAGCTCCGCGAGGTGGCCGCGCACTTCGGCCTGACCGAGAGCCGCTTCGAGGGCGAGCGCCACGCCTACACGAGGGACGATCGACACCCCTACATCAAGGTCGACATGAACGAGTGCATCGTCTGCGGGCGATGCGTGCGCGCGTGCGACGAGATCCAGGGCGCGTTCGCCCTCTCGTACGCGGGGCGCGGCTTCGACACGCGCATCGTCGCGGGCATCGACGCGGCCTTCTCCGAGTCGAGCTGCGTGTCCTGCGGGGCGTGTGTGTCGACCTGCCCCACGGGCGCGCTCGACGAGGCCGCGTTCGTCGCGAAGGAGACGATCGACGCGAAGGTGACGACGACGTGCGCGTACTGCGGCGTCGGATGCTCGCTCGAGGTCAACGTCCGCGACGATCAGGTCGTCTCGATCGACCCGGCCGAGGAGGGCCCCGCGAACCGCGGGCACACGTGCGTGAAGGGCCGCTTCGCCCATAGCTACGCGCGCGCGAAGGACCGCCTCACGAGCCCGCTCCTCCGAAGGAGCGACGGCACGCTCCGCGAGGCCTCGTGGGACGAGGCGCTCTCGTTCGTCGCCAAAAAGATGAACGAGATCAAAGCGAAACACGGGCCCGACGCCCTCGCCGCCATCTCGTCGAGCCGCTGCACGAACGAGGAGAACTACCTCCTCCAGAAGATGTTCCGCGCCGCCGTCGGCACGAACAACATCGACAACTGCTCGCGCGTCTGCCACTCGCCGACGTCGCTCGGGCTCATCCGCTCGCTCGGCGAGTCCGGCGGCTCGAACTCGTTCGAGGACATCGACGTGACCGCGTGCATCTTGCTCGCGGGCGCGAACCCGACCGAGGGCCACCCCGTCGTCGGCGCGCGCCTCAAGGAGGCCGTGCTCCGCGGGGCCAAGCTGGTCGTGATCGATCCGCGGCGCGTCGAGCTGGCCCGGTACGCCGACGTGGTGCTCCAGCTCCGGCCCGGCGCGAACGTCGCCGTGTTCAACGGGCTCGCCCACGTCATCGTGCGCGACGGGCTCTACGATACGTCGTTCGTCGACGCGAGGACCGAGGGGTTTTCGGCCTTCCGCGAGCACATCGCGGCGTGGGATCCGAAGCGCGTCGAGGCGATCTCCGGGGTATCCCCGAAGGACCTCGAGCGCGCCGCGCACATCTACGCCACGACGAAGCCCGCGGGCATCTTCTACGGCCTCGGCGTGACCGAGCAGTCGCAGGGCGTCTCGGGCGTGCGCACGCTCGCGAACCTCGCGCTCCTCACGGGGAACTTCGGCATCCGCGGCGCCGGCTCGAACCCGCTCCGCGGGCAGAACAACGTGCAGGGCTCGAGCGACGTGGGCGCCCTGCCCACCTACCTCACCATGTACCGCCCGATGGCCGACGACGCGACGCGCGCCGAGTTCGAGGCCGCGTGGGGCGTCACCATTCGCAAAGAGCGCGGGCTCATGATCCCCGAGATGTTCCAGGCGGCGATCGACGGCAAGCTCCGCGGCATGTACGTGTTCGGTGAGGACATCGCGCAGACCGATCCGAACGTGTCGCACGTGGTCAAGGCGCTCGAGAGCCTCGAGCTGCTCGTCGTGCACGACATCTTCGCGAACGCGACCGCCGAGCACGCGCACGTCATCCTCCCGGGCTCGAGCTTCCTCGAGAAGACGGGCACGTTCACGAACGCCGAGCGGCGCGTCCAGATGGTGCGCGAGGCCGTGTCGCCGCCGGGAGACGCGAAGCGGGACCTCGACGTGATACTCGAGCTCTCGCGCCACCTCGGGTACACGATGCCCCACCGCGACGCGTCCGACGTGATGGACGAGATCGCGAAGCTTACGCCCCAGCTCCGCGGCATCTCGCACGAACGCCTTGGAAAACAAGGGCTTCAGTGGCCCGTGCCGACGAAGGAGCACCGAGGCACGCCGGTGCTCTACGAGGACGGCTTCCTCACGCCGTCGAAGCGCGGCGTGCTCTTCCCCGTCGACTGGGAGCCGCCGGGCGAAGCGGCCGACGAGGCGTACCCGTTCATCCTCGTCACCGGGCGCCAGCTCGCGCACTACAACTCCGGCACGCAGACGCGGCGCACGGGAAACGCCGAGCTCCAACCCGAGGACATGATGGAGATCCACCCGCACGACGCGGCGGCGCTCGGCATCGCCTCGGAGGACATGGTGGAGGTCACGAGCGCGCGCGGCAAGGTCGCGACCTGGGCGTGCGTGACGACGCGCGTCTTGCCCGGGCACGTGTTCCTCTCGTTCCACTTCCCCGAGGTGAAGACGAACCTGCTCACGAGCGGCAACACCGACCCGGGCACGCGGTGCCCCGAGTACAAGGTGACGGCCGTGGCGGTGCGCAAGCTCGAGGGCTCGCACCCGAAGCCCAAAGGCGCCGCGAAGGGCTTCCGCCAAGACGCGTACGACGCCGAATGA
- a CDS encoding NAD(P)H-dependent oxidoreductase subunit E, translating into MSQNLIQLRRKKGSVSPEHGPIERLRHVMHERREITADDVAEIARATGAPEATVFGVATFYGDLGTKKRGRARVKVCRGTACFAAAGERHVGYLEEALGTKLDTTTEDGDVSLEGVYCLGFCNDGPCVEAEGEVYGRVTPEVAQEIAKNAKEKRFSGTAEQESVPRFEVMGGPAIVLERLASGIDACDLAKAREHGVYAGLTKALASEGGMRPEDVLEEVTLSQLRGRGGAGFPTATKWRLMAEHSRREGEGFIVCNADEGDPGSYIDKYLMERDPFAVLEGITLAGYATHATRGYVYVRSEYPRSAPTLRAAVAKAKEAGLLGERILGSSFSFDIEICEGAGSYVCGEETALLRSLEGLRGMVTARPPFPAEKGLFGKPSIVNNVETLANVGFIVRHGGAHYASFGHGKSRGTKVLSLNERFARPGMVEVPFGVTLREVLEGWAGGMKGGRPIKGVQVGGPLGGILPASLLDTKIGFDELDAVGGLLGHGGIVAFDDTTPMRDLAVHLFEFCDAESCGKCFPCRLGGRRGLELSRRLRDTNDPAEARAIVDLFPDLLETMKLGSLCAHGGAIPIPIASLLTHFRDEMLGGAS; encoded by the coding sequence GTGTCGCAGAACCTCATCCAGCTTCGCCGCAAGAAGGGCTCCGTGTCGCCCGAGCACGGCCCCATCGAGCGCCTCCGCCACGTGATGCACGAGCGGCGCGAGATCACCGCAGACGACGTCGCCGAGATCGCGCGCGCGACGGGCGCCCCCGAGGCCACGGTGTTCGGCGTCGCGACGTTCTACGGTGACCTCGGCACGAAGAAGCGCGGGAGGGCGCGCGTGAAGGTGTGCCGAGGCACGGCGTGTTTCGCCGCGGCGGGCGAGCGCCACGTGGGCTACCTCGAAGAGGCCCTCGGCACGAAGCTCGACACCACGACCGAAGATGGCGACGTGTCGCTCGAGGGCGTGTATTGCCTCGGCTTCTGCAACGACGGACCGTGCGTGGAGGCCGAGGGTGAGGTCTACGGGCGCGTGACCCCCGAGGTGGCCCAAGAGATCGCCAAGAACGCGAAAGAAAAGCGTTTTTCGGGCACGGCCGAGCAGGAGAGCGTGCCTCGGTTCGAGGTCATGGGCGGCCCGGCGATCGTGCTCGAGCGGCTCGCTTCCGGCATCGACGCGTGCGATCTCGCGAAGGCGCGCGAGCACGGCGTGTACGCGGGCCTCACGAAGGCGCTCGCGTCGGAAGGCGGCATGCGCCCCGAGGACGTGCTCGAAGAGGTCACGCTGTCGCAGCTCCGCGGGCGGGGGGGCGCCGGGTTCCCCACGGCGACGAAGTGGCGCCTCATGGCGGAGCACTCGCGACGCGAAGGCGAAGGCTTCATCGTGTGCAACGCGGACGAGGGAGATCCGGGCTCGTACATCGACAAATACCTGATGGAACGTGACCCGTTCGCGGTGCTCGAGGGCATCACGCTCGCGGGCTACGCGACGCACGCGACGCGCGGCTACGTCTACGTGCGGAGCGAGTACCCGCGCTCGGCCCCGACCCTGCGCGCCGCCGTCGCGAAGGCCAAAGAGGCAGGTCTCTTGGGCGAGCGCATCCTCGGCTCGAGCTTCTCGTTCGACATCGAGATCTGCGAGGGCGCAGGCTCGTACGTGTGCGGCGAGGAGACCGCGCTCCTCCGCTCGCTCGAGGGGCTCCGCGGCATGGTCACCGCGAGGCCGCCGTTCCCAGCCGAGAAGGGCCTCTTCGGCAAACCCTCGATCGTGAACAACGTGGAGACGCTCGCGAACGTGGGCTTCATCGTGCGGCACGGCGGCGCGCACTACGCGTCGTTCGGGCACGGGAAGAGCCGTGGCACGAAGGTGCTCTCGCTGAACGAGCGCTTCGCGAGGCCCGGCATGGTGGAGGTGCCCTTCGGCGTCACCCTGCGCGAGGTGCTCGAAGGGTGGGCCGGCGGCATGAAGGGCGGGCGCCCGATCAAGGGCGTGCAGGTGGGCGGTCCGCTCGGGGGCATCTTGCCGGCGAGCCTCCTCGACACGAAAATCGGCTTCGACGAGCTCGACGCCGTGGGCGGACTGCTCGGGCACGGAGGCATCGTGGCGTTCGACGACACCACGCCCATGCGCGATCTCGCGGTGCACCTCTTCGAGTTCTGCGACGCCGAGTCGTGTGGCAAATGCTTCCCGTGCCGGCTCGGCGGGCGCCGGGGGCTCGAGCTGTCGCGCAGGCTCCGCGACACGAACGACCCGGCCGAGGCGCGCGCGATCGTCGACCTCTTCCCCGATCTGCTCGAGACGATGAAGCTCGGCTCGCTCTGCGCCCACGGTGGCGCCATCCCCATACCCATCGCGTCGCTGCTCACGCACTTCCGCGACGAGATGCTCGGAGGTGCCTCGTGA
- a CDS encoding sterol desaturase family protein — MSNVDPAAYAVPVYLVSLLVEIGLCRGRTSVAGRAIQGYEKRDTWASLGMGVGSLVFAGAIQLATYRVSDLLWPHRLVDLGEAPWVWALAAVAWDFSFYWHHRVSHEIRLFWASHVNHHSSRHYNFSTALRQEWTPFTNLVFYPPWVLLGFRPEMMAIAGGVSLVYQFFLHTELVGKLGPLELVLNTPSHHRVHHASNERYLDKNYGGILIVWDRLFGTFALEEEPVVFGLTKNVESFNLWTIAWHEYRAMFAQMSKTTGLFAKARVLFKMPPEPLPE, encoded by the coding sequence ATGTCGAACGTCGATCCGGCCGCGTATGCCGTCCCCGTGTACCTCGTGTCGCTGCTCGTCGAGATCGGGCTCTGCCGCGGGAGGACGTCCGTCGCCGGCCGCGCGATCCAGGGCTACGAGAAGCGCGACACCTGGGCGTCCCTCGGCATGGGCGTAGGGTCGCTCGTGTTCGCCGGGGCCATCCAGCTCGCGACCTACCGCGTCTCGGATCTCCTCTGGCCTCACAGGCTCGTCGATCTCGGGGAGGCTCCGTGGGTGTGGGCGCTCGCCGCCGTCGCGTGGGACTTTTCGTTCTACTGGCACCACCGCGTGAGCCACGAAATAAGGCTCTTCTGGGCCTCGCACGTGAACCACCACTCGAGCCGGCACTACAACTTCTCGACCGCGCTCCGCCAAGAGTGGACGCCCTTCACGAACCTCGTCTTCTACCCGCCTTGGGTGCTGCTCGGCTTCCGCCCCGAGATGATGGCGATCGCGGGCGGCGTGAGCCTCGTCTATCAGTTCTTCCTCCACACGGAGCTCGTCGGAAAGCTCGGGCCGCTCGAGCTCGTGCTCAACACGCCGTCGCACCATCGTGTGCATCATGCATCGAACGAGCGGTACCTCGACAAGAACTACGGGGGCATCCTCATCGTGTGGGACAGGCTCTTCGGCACCTTCGCGCTCGAGGAGGAGCCCGTCGTCTTCGGCCTGACGAAGAACGTCGAGAGCTTCAACCTGTGGACGATCGCGTGGCACGAGTACCGCGCCATGTTCGCGCAAATGTCCAAAACGACAGGGCTTTTTGCGAAGGCGCGGGTGCTCTTCAAGATGCCGCCCGAGCCGCTCCCAGAGTAG